A region from the Nocardioides plantarum genome encodes:
- a CDS encoding lysophospholipid acyltransferase family protein — MYRVLHAVVPPLAKAVWRPTVTGLEHVPRTGGVILASNHLSFVDSVVIPVVVPRDVVFLAKSDYFEGPGVRGALQRAWFEGLGMLPVDRDDTRAAIASLDVALEVLGRGDAFGIYPEGTRSRDGRLYRGRTGVAHLALTAGVPVVPVGLVGTERVQPVGSRLPRVVPLTVAFGEPIEVSGRFDDVPLGKARRLLTDEVMAAIAGLSGQEQAGAYNERTPDA; from the coding sequence ATGTACCGGGTCCTGCACGCGGTCGTGCCCCCGCTCGCCAAGGCGGTCTGGCGCCCGACGGTCACCGGGCTCGAGCACGTGCCGCGCACCGGCGGGGTGATCCTGGCCAGCAACCACCTCAGCTTCGTCGACTCGGTCGTCATCCCGGTCGTCGTGCCCCGCGACGTGGTGTTCCTCGCCAAGTCCGACTACTTCGAGGGGCCCGGAGTGCGCGGGGCGCTGCAACGGGCGTGGTTCGAGGGACTCGGGATGCTCCCCGTCGACCGCGACGACACCCGCGCCGCGATCGCGTCGCTCGACGTCGCGCTGGAGGTGCTCGGGCGCGGCGACGCCTTCGGCATCTATCCCGAGGGGACGCGCTCGCGCGACGGCCGCCTCTACCGCGGTCGGACCGGGGTCGCCCACCTCGCGCTGACGGCCGGGGTACCGGTGGTGCCCGTGGGCCTGGTCGGCACCGAGCGTGTCCAGCCCGTGGGATCACGGCTGCCGCGGGTGGTGCCGCTGACCGTCGCGTTCGGGGAGCCGATCGAGGTGTCCGGCCGGTTCGACGACGTCCCCCTGGGCAAGGCGCGGCGGCTGCTGACCGACGAGGTGATGGCGGCGATCGCCGGGTTGTCGGGCCAGGAGCAGGCGGGCGCCTACAACGAGCGCACCCCCGACGCCTGA
- a CDS encoding SCO7613 C-terminal domain-containing membrane protein, whose product MLTYADTRVCPSCREPLPQPTSPDHRCSTCGVAVGHPFAADVFVALQRVDTLVERLRTTVAPVATPVVVPLVAPTAAPTAAPTAAPAVAPAATSPSSPVVPPLVMPTRTGVRTSSVPAVLLSLGALCLLVAAVIFLAVAWRWLGVGGRTAVLAALTVTAAAGGLLLHGRGLRIAGEALVSVSLGLLVLDVLGAERSGWIGGADGLDTAGLALATGLALAAAGGLLSAVRRAPAGRLLAPQVAVVLGLFVAQAALPSYVGHPLLIAAAATLGFVALAAAARHGHGLAVTTWAALAAATLTWLDLTLSALIRLEDLRALSAHHLWTSESGIALLVAALLLLAPLAVRRDAALVQVCVTAAATMTSGVVALPVLDNGTTAIGVASLALGVLWTLTAYAVPRGWVAVPAVPAALALCPVVLIAVGLGGQALESALTPTDALHLDPGDPVGSPALLVPAVVAVVALLLALVPQAARQGTVVRLALGAGLLAGVATLALHPVPLWTVVVALAAVAAAYGAEALRHDDSAAVAQTLAAGGLLLAGLLVAAPSTELQLVPLALLTALAGSVLAVGRFASAAELGGLALPPALAGLTWVLGDLAGLDGYRAVPVLVVLAAVAMAVPRLELETTTGLAGAVAVVTAIPLASDETVSLALHLTLAGALVVVHSLVHPSRRPLAWAGTALLVLATWVRLVDLGVHAPEPYTMPTAMLLVAFGLHRMRRDRDASTALALLPGLALATVPSFLQVLATDPVSTRAALLGVGCLLLVVGGAQLRWSAPLLVGAVVGGLLVLVELAPYAVQTPQWVVIGLAGTTLVAVGITWERRVLELQRAAHYVGRLR is encoded by the coding sequence ATGCTCACCTACGCCGACACACGCGTGTGCCCGTCCTGCCGCGAGCCCCTCCCCCAGCCGACGTCGCCCGACCACCGCTGCAGCACCTGCGGCGTCGCCGTCGGACACCCGTTCGCGGCCGACGTGTTCGTCGCCCTGCAGCGGGTCGACACTCTCGTCGAGCGGCTGCGGACGACCGTCGCACCCGTCGCCACCCCCGTGGTCGTCCCTCTGGTCGCACCGACCGCCGCTCCGACCGCCGCTCCGACCGCCGCTCCGGCCGTCGCTCCGGCCGCCACCTCGCCGTCCTCCCCGGTCGTCCCCCCGCTCGTCATGCCGACGCGCACCGGGGTCCGGACCTCCTCGGTCCCCGCGGTCCTGCTCAGCCTCGGCGCGCTGTGCCTCCTGGTCGCGGCGGTCATCTTCCTCGCCGTCGCCTGGAGATGGCTCGGCGTCGGCGGGCGCACCGCCGTCCTGGCCGCCCTCACCGTGACCGCCGCGGCCGGGGGCCTGCTGCTGCACGGCCGTGGCCTGCGGATCGCCGGCGAGGCGCTGGTCTCGGTGTCCCTCGGCCTCCTCGTGCTCGACGTCCTGGGCGCCGAGCGGTCCGGGTGGATCGGCGGCGCCGACGGCCTCGACACCGCCGGCCTGGCCCTCGCCACCGGTCTGGCCCTCGCCGCCGCCGGTGGGCTCCTCTCCGCCGTACGCCGCGCGCCTGCCGGCCGGCTCCTGGCGCCCCAGGTCGCCGTGGTCCTCGGGCTGTTCGTCGCCCAGGCCGCGCTGCCGTCGTACGTCGGCCACCCCCTGCTGATCGCCGCTGCCGCCACCCTCGGGTTCGTGGCGCTCGCCGCCGCAGCCCGCCACGGGCACGGACTCGCGGTGACGACCTGGGCGGCGCTCGCCGCGGCGACCCTGACCTGGCTCGACCTCACCCTCAGCGCGCTGATCCGTCTCGAGGACCTCCGGGCGCTCAGCGCCCACCACCTGTGGACGTCCGAGAGCGGCATCGCACTGCTGGTCGCCGCCCTGCTCCTCCTGGCACCGCTCGCCGTCCGTCGCGACGCGGCCCTGGTCCAGGTCTGCGTCACGGCGGCCGCCACGATGACCTCCGGGGTCGTGGCGCTCCCGGTCCTCGACAACGGCACCACCGCCATCGGGGTCGCCTCCCTCGCCCTCGGCGTGCTGTGGACCCTGACGGCGTACGCCGTCCCCCGCGGCTGGGTGGCCGTGCCGGCGGTCCCGGCGGCACTGGCCCTGTGCCCCGTCGTGCTGATCGCCGTCGGCCTCGGCGGACAGGCCCTCGAGTCGGCCCTGACCCCGACCGACGCGCTGCACCTGGACCCCGGCGACCCGGTCGGCTCCCCGGCCCTGCTGGTCCCGGCCGTCGTGGCCGTCGTCGCGCTCCTGCTCGCCCTCGTGCCGCAGGCGGCGCGACAGGGCACTGTCGTCCGCCTCGCCCTCGGCGCCGGGCTCCTGGCCGGTGTCGCGACCCTTGCGCTGCACCCCGTCCCGCTCTGGACGGTCGTCGTGGCCCTGGCCGCGGTCGCAGCGGCGTACGGCGCCGAGGCGCTGCGCCACGACGACAGCGCGGCCGTCGCACAGACGCTCGCCGCCGGCGGCCTGCTCCTCGCCGGGCTCCTCGTCGCCGCACCGAGCACCGAGCTGCAGCTCGTCCCCCTCGCACTCCTGACCGCGCTGGCGGGGAGCGTCCTGGCGGTGGGGCGCTTCGCCTCTGCGGCCGAGCTGGGCGGGCTCGCGCTGCCACCGGCCCTGGCCGGGCTGACGTGGGTGCTCGGCGACCTCGCCGGCCTCGACGGCTACCGCGCCGTCCCCGTGCTCGTGGTCCTCGCGGCCGTCGCCATGGCCGTCCCCCGCCTCGAGCTCGAGACGACCACGGGCCTGGCCGGAGCCGTCGCCGTCGTCACGGCGATCCCGCTCGCGAGCGACGAGACCGTCAGCCTCGCGCTGCACCTCACCCTCGCCGGGGCGCTGGTGGTCGTCCACTCCCTGGTGCACCCGTCGCGGCGGCCGCTGGCCTGGGCGGGGACCGCGCTGCTCGTCCTCGCGACGTGGGTCCGGCTGGTCGACCTCGGGGTCCACGCCCCCGAGCCCTACACGATGCCCACCGCGATGCTGCTGGTCGCGTTCGGCCTGCACCGGATGCGGCGCGACCGCGACGCGTCGACCGCCCTCGCCCTCCTCCCGGGACTGGCGCTCGCGACCGTCCCGAGCTTCCTGCAGGTGCTCGCCACCGACCCGGTCTCGACCCGGGCCGCCCTGCTCGGCGTGGGCTGCCTGCTGCTCGTCGTCGGGGGCGCCCAGCTCCGCTGGAGCGCACCGCTGCTCGTCGGCGCCGTCGTGGGTGGCCTGCTCGTGCTCGTCGAGCTCGCGCCGTACGCCGTGCAGACGCCGCAGTGGGTGGTCATCGGCCTGGCCGGCACCACGCTCGTCGCCGTCGGCATCACCTGGGAGCGACGGGTGCTCGAGCTGCAGCGGGCCGCGCACTACGTCGGCCGGCTGCGCTGA
- a CDS encoding peptidoglycan-binding domain-containing protein, with protein MRRVLVVLIALVSTLLVATAAPSYAATYPTLQNGSSGANVTSLQFLLTSRGFSTTADGAYGSGTEAAVTAFQSSVGLTADGAAGPDTFGRLVSTLSQGSTGTAVQALQVQLVKHGATIDTDGDFGPGTDAAVRSFQSANGLDADGIVGPATWTALLGTGGGSSGGGSPGTTYDSLSDAQKANSRTIIGVGKGAGIPEYGWVIALATAMQESTLINIDYGDRDSVGLFQQRTSQGWGTVAEIQDAVLSSKAFYGVATHTSNAGLTDIAGWESLSVTVAAQEVQRSCCPDAYAQWESLARDIVAHESGAPAIP; from the coding sequence ATGCGCCGTGTCCTGGTCGTCCTCATCGCCCTCGTCAGCACGCTCCTCGTCGCGACGGCGGCCCCGTCGTACGCCGCGACGTACCCGACCCTGCAGAACGGCTCCAGCGGCGCCAACGTGACGTCGCTGCAGTTCTTGCTGACCTCGCGCGGGTTCTCCACGACCGCTGATGGCGCCTACGGCTCCGGCACCGAGGCCGCGGTGACGGCCTTCCAGAGCTCGGTCGGGCTGACTGCTGATGGCGCCGCCGGGCCCGACACGTTCGGCAGGCTCGTCAGCACCCTCAGCCAGGGCAGCACCGGCACCGCGGTGCAGGCCCTGCAGGTCCAGCTCGTCAAGCACGGCGCCACGATCGACACCGACGGCGACTTCGGGCCGGGCACCGACGCCGCGGTGCGCAGCTTCCAGTCGGCGAACGGGCTCGACGCCGACGGGATCGTCGGTCCGGCCACCTGGACCGCGCTGCTCGGCACCGGCGGCGGGTCGAGCGGGGGCGGGTCGCCCGGCACGACGTACGACTCGCTGTCCGACGCCCAGAAGGCCAACTCCCGCACGATCATCGGGGTCGGCAAGGGTGCCGGGATCCCGGAGTACGGCTGGGTGATCGCTCTCGCGACCGCGATGCAGGAGTCGACGCTGATCAACATCGACTACGGCGACCGCGACTCGGTCGGGCTCTTCCAGCAGCGCACGTCGCAGGGCTGGGGCACGGTCGCGGAGATCCAGGACGCGGTGCTGTCCAGCAAGGCGTTCTACGGCGTCGCGACGCACACCAGCAACGCCGGCCTGACCGACATCGCCGGCTGGGAGTCGCTCTCGGTGACCGTGGCCGCCCAGGAGGTGCAGCGGTCGTGCTGCCCCGACGCCTACGCGCAGTGGGAGAGCCTGGCGCGCGACATCGTGGCCCACGAGTCCGGCGCGCCTGCGATCCCGTGA
- a CDS encoding M14 family metallopeptidase: MLAGLAGATLLATGMSVPEAGADPAETEAEKRGSRSATQTAGGRGAGTATTVSPVERAEVVRRAARVDPPVAGDPIEMPTSYPSQPTLPLYRDNPDDAALTPKLLGHPDLAPLLNEWMGESDRISAQVVGQSTAGRDLYLVTVTAPESEAETARQTAWREKVATDPVAAAADTTLLGQYKTPVWFSNNIHGNEWEGTDAAMAYIDELVHAPTSEVGSILRNNRLYFSLSLNPDGRTLATRATALGLDPNRDLITNTTPETKSFVRTAQAIQPIYSADFHGYTSVLQVEPTGPPHGSNYEYDVYLPHNYALALQVEQDVVAAAIPGNTYLNTTTGQVVPANTSAETAHIKIPYRDTPSGWDDFPPIFTAQYAAFFGASTSTVELPLTRGAAGGRQTPERAAINKAVAVKTYESMVGYLNNTTNARAMLLNQIEVFRRGVLGEPKTSVTTANLADIPGPQQWKQLWDVTDDQEPVTLPRAYVIPVGDDQRSASDANNLVRQLLFNDIEVGRLTADTTVGETTYPAGSYVVDLHQAKRGLANSLLDLGDDISQKLPSMYDISAWSYSYLWGASVDKVGLTTDAAIGDVEPVTAPTPLASTPGSGYLTLESAGVADMKALNALLEDQVEVSLLEDGTLVVGPEDRAAVEAVSETYDVAVDVATDEEVEALDAESTKGLTDLTVAYVGTQDDKLSLLELGFDDLVNVTAAGVNTAATNGTPTGLEDADLLWIGGSFTQAAGSPGRAAVQAFVDSGRSIVGRTNQALTVASTYGILTGTTVNGNSSGNGIVDVDVPAGSVLAPYAGDTSFVYPAYWFTGLSGNAKVEQTFGASPMLAGHWRRGTSGGQPVANGPQDAAGQASAVSAVGPTGAKAFVFGTSVFFRTHFKAGATQAARAIFWAGPSGDGVAGPDSTTVTLSAPAAVTYPTSTTFTVDVTAEGGTPSGEVTIVDATDREVGSAAVVDGSASVKAVLRPGNGSYTAVFTPDSAEFLPAASAPVSVRVAKSASTTALSVTKVGPRLFRVTIKLTAPVPSDRIVKITDHGKEVRRFTLTGSTTSRTVSVTLRKGNHVLRGVFLGNDLSVKSASANRTVKVN; the protein is encoded by the coding sequence ATGCTCGCCGGCTTGGCCGGCGCGACCCTGCTGGCCACCGGCATGTCCGTGCCAGAAGCCGGTGCGGACCCGGCCGAGACCGAGGCCGAGAAGCGCGGTTCGCGCTCGGCCACCCAGACGGCGGGCGGCCGAGGCGCCGGCACCGCCACGACGGTCTCGCCGGTCGAGCGGGCCGAGGTGGTCCGCCGGGCCGCCCGGGTCGACCCACCCGTCGCCGGTGACCCGATCGAGATGCCGACGTCGTACCCCTCCCAGCCGACGCTGCCGCTCTACCGCGACAACCCGGACGACGCCGCCCTGACCCCGAAGCTGTTGGGGCACCCCGACCTCGCGCCGCTCCTCAACGAGTGGATGGGCGAGAGCGACCGGATCTCGGCGCAGGTCGTCGGTCAGTCCACCGCGGGGCGCGACCTCTACCTGGTCACCGTCACCGCCCCGGAGAGCGAGGCGGAGACCGCGCGGCAGACGGCGTGGCGCGAGAAGGTCGCGACCGACCCCGTGGCCGCCGCGGCCGACACGACGCTGCTCGGGCAGTACAAGACCCCGGTCTGGTTCAGCAACAACATCCACGGCAACGAGTGGGAGGGCACCGACGCGGCGATGGCCTACATCGACGAGCTGGTGCACGCCCCGACGTCCGAGGTCGGCTCGATCCTGCGCAACAACCGGCTCTACTTCTCGCTGTCGCTCAACCCGGACGGCCGCACCCTGGCGACTCGCGCGACGGCCCTGGGCCTGGACCCCAACCGCGACCTGATCACCAACACGACGCCGGAGACGAAGTCGTTCGTGCGCACCGCGCAGGCGATCCAGCCGATCTACAGCGCCGACTTCCACGGCTACACCAGCGTGCTCCAGGTGGAGCCGACCGGCCCGCCCCACGGCAGCAACTACGAGTACGACGTCTACCTGCCCCACAACTACGCCCTCGCACTCCAGGTCGAGCAGGACGTCGTCGCCGCCGCGATCCCGGGCAACACCTACCTCAACACCACGACCGGCCAGGTCGTCCCGGCCAACACCAGCGCCGAGACCGCGCACATCAAGATCCCCTACCGCGACACGCCGTCCGGCTGGGACGACTTCCCGCCGATCTTCACCGCGCAGTACGCCGCCTTCTTCGGTGCCTCGACCTCGACTGTGGAGCTGCCGCTGACCCGCGGCGCCGCGGGCGGTCGGCAGACCCCCGAGCGGGCCGCGATCAACAAGGCCGTCGCGGTCAAGACCTACGAGTCGATGGTCGGCTACCTCAACAACACGACCAACGCCCGCGCGATGCTCCTCAACCAGATCGAGGTCTTCCGCCGCGGCGTGCTCGGCGAGCCCAAGACCTCCGTCACCACCGCCAACCTCGCGGACATCCCCGGCCCGCAGCAGTGGAAGCAGCTGTGGGACGTGACCGACGACCAGGAGCCCGTGACCCTGCCCCGCGCCTACGTCATCCCGGTCGGCGACGACCAGCGCTCGGCCTCCGACGCCAACAACCTCGTGCGCCAGCTGCTCTTCAACGACATCGAGGTCGGTCGGCTCACCGCCGACACCACCGTCGGTGAGACCACCTACCCGGCCGGCAGCTACGTCGTCGACCTGCACCAGGCCAAGCGCGGCCTGGCCAACTCGCTGCTCGACCTGGGCGACGACATCTCGCAGAAGCTGCCGTCGATGTACGACATCTCGGCGTGGAGCTACTCCTACCTGTGGGGCGCCAGCGTCGACAAGGTCGGCCTGACGACCGACGCCGCCATCGGCGACGTCGAGCCGGTCACCGCCCCCACGCCGCTGGCCTCGACCCCCGGTAGCGGCTACCTCACGCTGGAGTCCGCCGGCGTCGCCGACATGAAGGCGCTCAACGCGCTGCTCGAGGACCAGGTCGAGGTGTCCCTGCTCGAGGACGGCACCCTGGTCGTCGGACCCGAGGACCGGGCGGCCGTCGAGGCTGTCTCCGAGACCTACGACGTCGCGGTCGACGTCGCCACCGACGAGGAGGTCGAGGCCCTCGACGCCGAGTCCACCAAGGGTCTGACCGACCTGACCGTCGCCTACGTCGGCACCCAGGACGACAAGCTGTCCCTGCTCGAGCTCGGCTTCGACGACCTCGTCAACGTGACCGCAGCCGGGGTCAACACCGCGGCCACCAACGGCACGCCCACGGGTCTGGAGGACGCCGACCTGCTCTGGATCGGCGGCTCCTTCACCCAGGCGGCCGGCTCGCCCGGTCGCGCCGCCGTGCAGGCGTTCGTCGACAGCGGCCGCTCGATCGTGGGCCGCACCAACCAGGCTCTCACCGTCGCCTCGACCTACGGGATCCTCACGGGCACCACGGTCAACGGCAACAGCTCCGGCAACGGCATCGTCGACGTCGACGTGCCCGCCGGGTCAGTGCTGGCGCCGTACGCCGGGGACACCTCGTTCGTCTACCCGGCCTACTGGTTCACCGGCCTGAGCGGCAACGCCAAGGTCGAGCAGACCTTCGGTGCGTCGCCGATGCTCGCCGGCCACTGGCGTCGCGGCACCAGCGGCGGCCAGCCGGTCGCCAACGGGCCGCAGGACGCGGCCGGCCAGGCCTCGGCCGTCTCGGCGGTCGGTCCGACCGGCGCCAAGGCGTTCGTGTTCGGCACGTCGGTCTTCTTCCGCACCCACTTCAAGGCCGGGGCGACCCAGGCGGCCCGGGCGATCTTCTGGGCCGGTCCGTCCGGTGACGGGGTGGCCGGTCCCGACAGCACGACGGTGACGCTGTCCGCGCCTGCCGCGGTGACCTACCCGACGTCGACGACCTTCACGGTGGACGTCACCGCCGAGGGCGGTACGCCGTCGGGTGAGGTGACGATCGTCGACGCGACCGACCGCGAGGTCGGGTCCGCCGCGGTGGTCGACGGGTCGGCCTCCGTCAAGGCCGTGCTGCGGCCCGGTAACGGGTCCTACACCGCGGTCTTCACGCCGGACTCCGCGGAGTTCCTGCCGGCTGCGAGTGCGCCGGTGAGCGTCAGGGTGGCCAAGTCGGCGTCGACCACGGCGTTGTCGGTGACCAAGGTCGGCCCGCGGCTCTTCCGGGTCACGATCAAGCTGACCGCCCCGGTGCCGAGCGACCGGATCGTCAAGATCACCGACCACGGCAAGGAGGTCCGCCGGTTCACGCTGACGGGCAGCACCACCAGCCGCACCGTGTCGGTGACCCTGCGCAAGGGCAACCACGTCCTGCGCGGGGTGTTCCTCGGCAACGACCTCTCGGTCAAGAGCGCGTCGGCCAACCGCACCGTCAAGGTCAACTGA
- a CDS encoding cupin domain-containing protein yields MGSRDGSTKPPLAERLDLEPHPEGGWYRQTWRSPVEVTLPDGRVRPTATAIHFLLVAGEASAWHRVRSDEVWLAHTGAVRLQHGGTGGRPVAGRVDVVGTGPLEVAQAVVPAGEWQRTLPGTADALVSCVVSPGFDFADFELAR; encoded by the coding sequence ATGGGTTCGAGGGACGGGTCGACGAAGCCGCCGCTCGCCGAGAGGCTGGACCTGGAGCCACACCCCGAGGGCGGCTGGTACCGGCAGACCTGGCGCTCACCGGTGGAGGTGACGCTGCCCGACGGCCGGGTGCGACCGACGGCGACGGCGATCCACTTCCTTCTCGTGGCCGGTGAGGCATCGGCGTGGCACCGGGTGCGGTCCGACGAGGTGTGGCTGGCCCACACGGGCGCGGTGCGGCTGCAGCACGGCGGGACCGGTGGGCGGCCGGTCGCCGGCCGGGTGGACGTGGTCGGCACCGGCCCTCTCGAGGTCGCGCAGGCCGTCGTACCGGCGGGGGAGTGGCAGCGCACGCTGCCGGGTACGGCCGACGCCCTCGTGTCGTGCGTCGTCTCACCCGGGTTCGACTTCGCCGACTTCGAGCTGGCTCGCTGA
- a CDS encoding ATP-dependent helicase gives MTTRDTAAAAASASYRLVREHPAVEVPLLDEQQQAVVDHRDGPLLVLAGPGTGKTTTLVEAIVDRIDGGHASPDGVLALTFSRKAAEQLRDRVTARLGRTMSTGLSSTFHSFAYGLVRRYSPADLYVSPLRLLSAPEQDVVLQELLTDAPESVRWPDGLRAAVGTRGFAREVQSVIGRARERGLDPDQLVELGRRERVPEFEAAGLFLGQYLDVLGDQAAIDYPDLIARGVIEAERHRAELRRQFTHVFVDEYQDTDPSQVALLRALAGDGGNLTVVGDPDQSIYGFRGADVRGILDFPAEFPTQDRQPARVIALGTTRRFGSRLLRASRTVAASIGVTGSIPASAYSQFRNPEAAPHGLGRGTVEVLTFDTARAETEHVADLLRRAHLGDGVAWSDMAVLVRSGRASIPALRRSLSAAGVPVEVASDDTPLVREPAVVPLLSALAVVVHADIEDPTHVDFVGADRVESLLTSPLGGLDATDVRSLTRALRARDAEARPRDLLRRAVLDPSLLDGIGGEAARRALRLANLLSQARVSLEQDATVEEVLWTVWEGSDWGRRLRAATQTGGQAARLGHRDLDAICALFETAARAEEQKGHTSVSSFIETLRAQEIPADTLAERGVRGEAVRLLTSHRAKGLEWRLVVVTHVQEGAWPDLRRRDSLLGADRIGRHELLEPVTRRAILAEERRLFYVAVTRARQRLVVTAVRSPDDDGEQPSRFLDELGARPDHRIGRPPRPLSMAGLVAQLRRVVADPGESEPMRRAAAVRLRRLADTDVQGHPVAPQADPSSWWGLRAPSRSTRPVRPADEPLTLSASALEGLLTCPAQWFLSREAGGAVVSSTSQGFGTIVHAVAERIAKQELEVDADLMTMVDEVWARMDFRTPWSGEREREAVAAVLGRFVAWHSRPGARTVIAVEPRLRAEVELPDGQVVRLHGYADRLELDEHGRVVVVDLKTGKYPPTGPEVERHSQLGLYQLAVDHGAADEAADGHVDGAVVSGGAELVQLRHGEVLPKVQHQSPPVGEGPRLVELQLAQAATTLRDEDFVARPGKHCDRCTFKAICPDKASGTVLS, from the coding sequence ATGACCACGAGGGACACCGCGGCCGCCGCTGCGTCGGCGAGCTACCGCCTGGTGCGCGAGCACCCGGCCGTCGAGGTGCCGCTCCTCGACGAGCAGCAGCAGGCCGTGGTCGACCACCGGGACGGACCGCTGCTGGTGCTGGCCGGTCCCGGCACGGGCAAGACGACGACGCTCGTCGAGGCGATCGTCGACCGCATCGACGGGGGCCACGCGAGCCCTGACGGGGTCCTCGCGCTCACGTTCTCGCGCAAGGCCGCCGAGCAGCTCCGGGACCGGGTGACCGCCCGCCTCGGTCGCACGATGTCGACCGGTCTGAGCTCGACGTTCCATTCCTTCGCCTACGGCCTCGTGCGGCGCTACTCCCCGGCCGACCTCTACGTCTCGCCCCTGCGGCTCCTCTCGGCGCCGGAGCAGGACGTCGTCCTGCAGGAGCTGCTGACCGACGCGCCCGAGTCGGTGCGCTGGCCCGACGGGTTGCGCGCCGCGGTCGGCACCCGGGGCTTCGCGCGCGAGGTGCAGTCGGTGATCGGGCGGGCGCGCGAGCGTGGCCTCGACCCCGACCAGCTCGTGGAGCTCGGTCGGCGCGAGAGGGTGCCCGAGTTCGAGGCGGCCGGTCTGTTCCTCGGTCAGTACCTCGACGTGCTCGGCGACCAGGCCGCCATCGACTACCCCGACCTGATCGCGCGCGGGGTGATCGAGGCCGAGCGTCATCGGGCCGAGCTGCGACGTCAGTTCACCCACGTCTTCGTCGACGAGTACCAGGACACCGATCCCAGCCAGGTCGCGCTGTTGCGGGCGCTGGCCGGAGACGGCGGCAACCTCACCGTCGTCGGCGATCCCGACCAGTCGATCTACGGCTTCCGCGGCGCCGACGTGCGCGGCATCCTCGACTTCCCGGCCGAGTTCCCGACCCAGGACCGCCAGCCCGCCCGGGTCATCGCGCTCGGCACCACCCGACGGTTCGGGTCTCGGCTGCTCCGGGCCTCGCGCACCGTGGCGGCGTCCATCGGCGTGACCGGGTCCATCCCCGCGTCCGCCTACTCCCAGTTCCGCAACCCGGAGGCCGCGCCACACGGTCTGGGCCGCGGCACCGTCGAGGTCCTCACGTTCGACACCGCCCGGGCCGAGACCGAGCACGTCGCCGACCTGCTGCGCCGCGCCCACCTGGGTGACGGCGTCGCGTGGTCCGACATGGCGGTGCTCGTGCGTTCGGGTCGCGCCTCGATCCCCGCTCTGCGGCGATCGCTGTCGGCCGCCGGGGTGCCGGTGGAGGTGGCCAGCGACGACACGCCCCTGGTGCGCGAGCCGGCCGTGGTGCCGCTGCTCTCGGCGCTCGCGGTCGTCGTCCACGCCGACATCGAGGACCCCACGCACGTCGACTTCGTCGGGGCCGACCGGGTCGAGAGCCTGCTCACCTCGCCGCTGGGTGGGCTCGACGCCACTGACGTACGTTCCCTGACCCGCGCCCTGCGCGCCCGCGACGCCGAGGCGCGTCCCCGTGACCTGCTCCGTCGCGCGGTGCTCGACCCGTCACTGCTCGACGGCATCGGTGGCGAGGCCGCACGTCGTGCGCTGCGGCTCGCGAACCTGCTGAGCCAGGCCCGCGTCTCGCTCGAGCAGGACGCCACGGTCGAGGAGGTGCTCTGGACCGTGTGGGAGGGCAGCGACTGGGGTCGGCGACTGCGCGCGGCGACGCAGACCGGCGGCCAGGCCGCGCGCCTCGGGCACCGCGACCTCGACGCGATCTGCGCGCTGTTCGAGACCGCGGCCCGGGCCGAGGAGCAGAAGGGCCACACGAGTGTCTCCTCGTTCATCGAGACCCTGCGCGCCCAGGAGATCCCGGCCGACACGCTCGCCGAGCGGGGGGTGCGCGGCGAGGCGGTGCGCTTGCTGACGTCCCACCGGGCCAAGGGCCTGGAGTGGCGGCTGGTGGTGGTGACCCACGTGCAGGAAGGCGCCTGGCCCGACCTGCGCCGCCGTGACTCGCTTCTGGGGGCCGACCGGATCGGACGTCACGAGCTGCTCGAGCCGGTGACGCGGCGCGCGATCCTCGCCGAGGAGCGGCGACTGTTCTACGTGGCCGTCACCCGGGCGCGCCAGCGGCTCGTCGTCACCGCCGTCCGCTCACCCGACGACGACGGCGAGCAGCCCTCCCGCTTTCTCGACGAGCTCGGCGCGCGTCCCGACCACAGGATCGGCCGGCCACCGCGTCCACTGTCGATGGCCGGGCTCGTCGCCCAGCTGCGCCGCGTCGTCGCCGATCCGGGTGAGAGCGAGCCGATGCGTCGCGCGGCCGCCGTACGCCTGCGTCGGCTCGCCGACACCGACGTCCAGGGCCACCCGGTCGCGCCCCAGGCCGATCCTTCGTCCTGGTGGGGGCTCCGGGCGCCGAGCCGCTCGACACGACCGGTCCGTCCCGCCGACGAGCCGCTGACGCTGTCCGCGAGTGCCCTCGAAGGACTGCTCACCTGTCCGGCGCAGTGGTTCCTGAGCCGCGAGGCCGGGGGAGCGGTGGTCAGCTCGACGAGCCAGGGCTTCGGCACCATCGTGCACGCCGTGGCGGAACGGATCGCCAAGCAGGAGCTCGAGGTCGACGCCGACCTGATGACCATGGTCGACGAGGTGTGGGCGCGCATGGACTTCCGCACCCCCTGGTCCGGCGAGCGCGAGCGCGAGGCCGTGGCTGCGGTCCTGGGCCGTTTCGTCGCCTGGCACTCGCGCCCGGGCGCCCGCACCGTGATCGCCGTCGAGCCTCGTCTGCGCGCGGAGGTCGAGCTGCCCGACGGGCAGGTGGTCCGCCTGCACGGATACGCCGACCGGTTGGAGCTCGACGAGCACGGGCGAGTCGTCGTGGTCGACCTCAAGACCGGCAAGTACCCACCCACCGGACCCGAGGTCGAGCGGCACTCCCAGCTCGGCCTCTACCAGCTCGCCGTCGACCACGGGGCCGCTGACGAGGCAGCAGACGGCCACGTCGACGGCGCGGTCGTGTCGGGCGGCGCCGAGCTCGTCCAGCTGCGACACGGTGAGGTGCTCCCGAAGGTCCAGCACCAGTCGCCGCCGGTGGGCGAGGGCCCGCGGCTGGTCGAGCTCCAGCTCGCGCAGGCCGCAACGACGCTGCGCGACGAGGACTTCGTGGCCCGACCGGGCAAGCACTGCGACCGGTGCACCTTCAAGGCTATTTGTCCCGACAAGGCTTCCGGGACGGTGCTGTCGTGA